CCCAGACCGAAGCCAAAGAGCGCCTTGCCCGTGCTGCCCTGGGCCTGATCTCTGATGGAGACACCATCGCGCTGGATTCCAGCACCACCAGTCTGCATCTGGCCCATTTATTGCAGGGCAGAAACGTGCACTGTCTGGTGACCGGACTGGACGCCGCCAACACCCTCAGCCAGTTCTCTGTGCCTTTCACGCTGGTGGGAGGAACGTTTCATGCCACCGCCCGCAGTTTCATCAGTGGGTTGTTTCAGGACATTCAAGCTCGCCTTCACCCGGATCAGGTGTTCTTTTCCTGCCTGGGGTACAGCAGCAACACCGGTTTCACCGATGCCTACCTGCCGGAAGTCTCCAGCAAAGAGCGCTTGCTGGCCACCGGAAAACGGGTGATTGCCCTGATTGACAGCAGCAAATTTGGCCGCCAGGCCATGGCCACCATCACCCGCATGGGAAGCGTCCACACCCTGATCACCGACCAGATGCCTCCCCACGATGTGCTGGTGGATCTGGACACCCACCAGACCCGCCTGATCATCGCCCCATAAACCTTGCCCATAACCCTTAAAAAGAGAGGAACAATGAACACCGAGACCATCAAAGCACGCCTGAAACAACAAAAAATTGAAACCCCCAGCTGGGGGTACGGCAACTCTGGCACCCGCTTCAAAACCTTTCCTGCTCCGGGCGCAGCCAGCACCGTGTGGGAAAAAGTCGAGGATGCCGCATTCATTCACAGCCTGACCGGGATTGCCCCCAGTGTCGCCCTGCACATCCCCTGGGACAGGGTAGAAGATTACAGCGAACTGAAAAAACACGCGCAGGACCTGGGCATTCAACTGGGGGCCATCAACCCCAATGTGTTTCAGGACGTGCAGTACAAACTGGGATCGGTCACCAACCCGGATGCAGCCGTGCGTGCAAAAGCCACCCAGCACCTGCTGGATTGCGTCGAGGTCATGAAGCAGACCGGGTCACGTGACCTCAGCCTGTGGTTTGCAGACGGCACCAACTACCTCGGGCAGGACGACCTGCGCAAACGCAAACGTTACCTGCGTGAAGCTTTGCAGCAGGTGCACGACAGGCTCCCGGAAGACGGCAGAATGCTGATCGAGTACAAACTTTTTGAACCCGCCTTTTACCACACCGATCTGGCAGACTGGGGCCTCGCTTACCTGCATGCCGTGTC
This is a stretch of genomic DNA from Deinococcus roseus. It encodes these proteins:
- a CDS encoding DeoR/GlpR family DNA-binding transcription regulator encodes the protein MNTDSLVVAQQRHQKILHLATQQEVVRIRELSQNLGVSDMTIRRDLNLLSEQGLLERTHGGARLHAHSQTEVALSQRLSTQTEAKERLARAALGLISDGDTIALDSSTTSLHLAHLLQGRNVHCLVTGLDAANTLSQFSVPFTLVGGTFHATARSFISGLFQDIQARLHPDQVFFSCLGYSSNTGFTDAYLPEVSSKERLLATGKRVIALIDSSKFGRQAMATITRMGSVHTLITDQMPPHDVLVDLDTHQTRLIIAP
- the rhaI gene encoding L-rhamnose isomerase, whose amino-acid sequence is MNTETIKARLKQQKIETPSWGYGNSGTRFKTFPAPGAASTVWEKVEDAAFIHSLTGIAPSVALHIPWDRVEDYSELKKHAQDLGIQLGAINPNVFQDVQYKLGSVTNPDAAVRAKATQHLLDCVEVMKQTGSRDLSLWFADGTNYLGQDDLRKRKRYLREALQQVHDRLPEDGRMLIEYKLFEPAFYHTDLADWGLAYLHAVSIGEKAQVLVDLGHHAQGTNIEHIVSTLLDAGRLGGFHFNARRYADDDLVVGTTNPLELFAIYLEIVQAENDPSEALRKHVSEVAFMIDQSHNIEHKLEAMLQSVLNCQEAYAKALSVDFDLLTEAREQGEVLKANRIVMDAFYRDVRPLLRELREEQNLPADPYAALEESDHLKKVLRDRQSSDVGGGFPS